AAACGTATGACAACAGGAACCAGTGAAACTACAGAGCGAACTCGTCGCCGTCGCCGTCGGGTGAATGGAGATGGCGGAGCACCTGCTGATGGTGAGGCTTTGTCCGCACCGGTTGTAACGACCACAGTTGTTGAAGAACCGGTCACAACGCAGGGTGCTGGTTTACTGGAAATTGTGCCTGATGGCCATGGCTTCCTGCGCAATGCGCGCCTCAGCCCCAGCAACGATGACGTCTATGTTGCTCAGTCGCAGATTCGTCGCTTCAATCTGCGTACCGGTGATATGATTGAAGGTCGGGTGCGCCCACCCAAAGAGGTTGAGCGTTATCCATCACTGCTCTATGTCGAACGGATCAACGGTCTGCCGGCTGAAATGGCGCAGAAGCGCCCCCTCTTCGAGCAGTTAACCCCCATTCATCCGAATGTGCAGATTGTCCTCTCGACCGAGCCAAATATTCTGCCAACCCGCATTGTTGACGTGATCGCTCCGATTGGGCGTGGGCAGCGCGGGTTGATTGTCGCTCCCCCCAAAGCCGGCAAGACGATGCTGCTGAAGGCGATTGCCAATGGTGTGACGACCAACGCGCCCGATATTCAGCTCATTGTGTTGTTGATCGGCGAGCGCCCGGAGGAAGTTACCGACATGCGACGGTCGGTGAAGGGTGAGGTGGTGGCGGCTACCTTCGATGAGCCGGTCGAGCAGCATATCAAGGTCGCGGAACTGGTATTGGAAAAGGCCAAGCGTCAGGTTGAGCACGGGCGCCATGTGGTGATCCTGATGGATTCGCTGACTCGTCTTACCCGTGCCTATAACATCGCCATGCCACCGAGTGGGCGCACCCTCTCCGGTGGTGTTGATCCGGCAGCCCTCTACCCGCCCAAACGCTTTTTCGGCTCGGCGCGGAATATCGAGGATGGCGGTTCACTGACCATCATTGCCACCTGTTTGGTAGATACCGGTTCGCGCATGGACGATGTTATCTACGAAGAGTTCAAGGGCACCGGGAACATGGAACTGCACCTCGACCGCAAACTGGCCGAGAAGCGCATCTTCCCCGCCGTGGATATCCAGCGTTCGGGAACCCGCCGCGAAGACCTCTTGCTCGATCCGGTGACCCTGCGCCAGAGCTGGATGTTGCG
This genomic window from Chloroflexus aurantiacus J-10-fl contains:
- the rho gene encoding transcription termination factor Rho; the encoded protein is MTTGTSETTERTRRRRRRVNGDGGAPADGEALSAPVVTTTVVEEPVTTQGAGLLEIVPDGHGFLRNARLSPSNDDVYVAQSQIRRFNLRTGDMIEGRVRPPKEVERYPSLLYVERINGLPAEMAQKRPLFEQLTPIHPNVQIVLSTEPNILPTRIVDVIAPIGRGQRGLIVAPPKAGKTMLLKAIANGVTTNAPDIQLIVLLIGERPEEVTDMRRSVKGEVVAATFDEPVEQHIKVAELVLEKAKRQVEHGRHVVILMDSLTRLTRAYNIAMPPSGRTLSGGVDPAALYPPKRFFGSARNIEDGGSLTIIATCLVDTGSRMDDVIYEEFKGTGNMELHLDRKLAEKRIFPAVDIQRSGTRREDLLLDPVTLRQSWMLRRMVSMVGENEGAELMLTRMAKTKSNAEFLASLGKVGS